A region of the Sinorhizobium arboris LMG 14919 genome:
GATTCTCCAATTCGCTGTTGCCGGAGCCTTGGCGCTCGCCGCTTTCACGGGAGGTGCCCTGGCGCAGTCTGGCGAAAACGTCCTGACGGTTCAGCTCAAGGACGGCCCCGTCGTCATTGAGCTGCGGCCGGATATCGCCCCGAAGCACGTCCAGCAGATCAAGGAACTGGCCGCGGCGGGCGAGTATGACAATGTCGCCTTTCACCGTGTCATCAAGGGCTTCATGGCCCAGACCGGCGACGTCGAGTTCGGCGACATGAAGGACGGCTACCAGGCCGATCGCGCGGGAACCGGCGGCTCGTCAAAGCCCGACCTTCCGGCCGAGTTCTCCGACGTTCCCTTCGAGCGCGGTACGGTGGGAATGGCCCGCGCGCAGGACCCCAACAGCGCCAACT
Encoded here:
- a CDS encoding peptidylprolyl isomerase, translated to MKILQFAVAGALALAAFTGGALAQSGENVLTVQLKDGPVVIELRPDIAPKHVQQIKELAAAGEYDNVAFHRVIKGFMAQTGDVEFGDMKDGYQADRAGTGGSSKPDLPAEFSDVPFERGTVGMARAQDPNSANSQFFIMFAPGDFLNGQYTVVGKVVEGMENVDKIKLGDDANNGAVADPDRMISVKVGR